In Brachypodium distachyon strain Bd21 chromosome 2, Brachypodium_distachyon_v3.0, whole genome shotgun sequence, one genomic interval encodes:
- the LOC100824186 gene encoding glucose-1-phosphate adenylyltransferase large subunit 3, chloroplastic/amyloplastic encodes MSRMQFSSVLPLEGKACVSPLRRNVESSGSERIRIGDSSTIKHERALRRMCFGARGAASGAQCVLTSDASPDTLVVRTSFRRNYADPNEVAAVILGGGTGTQLFPLTSTRATPAVPIGGCYRLIDIPMSNCFNSGINKIFVMTQFNSASLNRHIHRTYLGGGINFTDGSVEVLAATQMPGEAAGWFRGTADAVRKFIWVLEDYYKHKSIEHILILSGDQLYRMDYMELVQKHVDDNADITLSCAPVGESRASEYGLVKFDSSGRVIQFSEKPKGVDLEAMKVDTSFLNFAIDDPAKFPYIASMGVYVFKRDVLLNLLKSRYAELHDFGSEILPRALHEHNVQAYVFTDYWEDIGTIRSFFDANMALCEQPPKFEFYDPKTPFFTSPRYLPPTKSDKCRIKEAIISHGCFLRECTIEHSIVGVRSRLNSGCELKNAMMMGADLYETEDEISRLLSEGKVPIGVGENAKISNCIIDMNARIGRDVIIANSEGVEEADRAEEGYYIRSGIVVILKNATIKDGTVV; translated from the exons ATGTCTAGGATGCAGTTCAGCAGCGTGCTCCCCCTGGAGGGTAAAGCTTGTGTGAGCCCACTGAGGAGGAATGTCGAGAGCTCTGGCAGTGAGAGGATCAGGATTGGGGACAGCAGCACCATCAAGCATGAGAGGGCATTGAGGAGGATGTGTTTCGGTGCTAGGGGCGCCGCCAGCGGCGCTCAGTGTGTGCTCACCTCAGATGCTAGCCCAGACACCCTT GTTGTCCGAACCTCCTTCAGGAGGAATTATGCTGATCCAAACGAGGTTGCAGCAGTCATATTGGGTGGTGGCACTGGGACTCAGCTTTTCCCTCTCACAAGCACAAGGGCCACACCTGCT GTTCCTATTGGAGGATGTTACAGGCTTATTGATATTCCTATGAGCAATTGCTTCAACAGTGGCATAAACAAGATATTCGTCATGACTCAGTTCAACTCAGCCTCTCTTAATCGTCACATTCACCGCACATACCTCGGTGGGGGAATCAATTTCACTGATGGATCTGTTGAG GTATTGGCTGCAACCCAAATGCCTGGCGAGGCTGCTGGATGGTTCCGAGGAACAGCAGACGCCGTCAGAAAATTTATCTGGGTACTTGAG GACTATTATAAGCATAAATCTATAGAGCACATATTAATCTTGTCAGGAGATCAGCTTTATCGTATGGATTACATGGAGCTTGTGCAG AAACATGTTGATGACAATGCTGACATTACTTTATCATGTGCTCCTGTTGGAGAGAG CCGGGCATCTGAATATGGACTAGTGAAGTTCGACAGTTCAGGCCGTGTGATCCAATTTTCTGAGAAGCCGAAGGGTGTCGACTTGGAAGCAATG AAAGTGGATACCAGCTTTCTCAATTTTGCCATAGACGATCCAGCTAAGTTCCCCTACATTGCTTCCATGGGAGTTTATGTCTTCAAAAGAGATGTTCTTTTAAACCTTCTAAA GTCAAGATATGCAGAACTACATGACTTTGGGTCTGAAATCCTCCCGAGAGCTCTACATGAGCACAATGTACAG GCATATGTCTTTACTGATTACTGGGAGGACATTGGAACAATCAGATCGTTCTTTGATGCAAACATGGCCCTCTGCGAGCAG CCTCCAAAGTTTGAGTTTTATGATCCAAAAACTCCCTTCTTCACTTCTCCTAGATACTTACCGCCAACCAAGTCAGACAAGTGCAGG ATCAAAGAAGCAATCATTTCGCACGGATGCTTCTTGCGCGAATGTACCATCGAGCATTCCATCGTCGGTGTCCGTTCACGCCTAAACTCTGGGTGCGAGCTTAAG AATGCGATGATGATGGGTGCGGATCTGTACGAGACAGAAGACGAGATCTCAAGGCTACTGTCTGAGGGCAAGGTCCCCATTGGTGTAGGGGAGAACGCAAAGATCAG CAACTGCATCATCGACATGAACGCGAGGATCGGAAGGGACGTGATCATCGCAAACAGCGAG GGCGTCGAAGAAGCCGATAGGGCAGAGGAAGGGTACTACATCAGGTCAGGAATCGTGGTGATACTGAAGAACGCGACTATCAAGGACGGCACCGTCGTGTAG